A DNA window from Maribellus comscasis contains the following coding sequences:
- a CDS encoding phosphatase domain-containing protein, translating into MIFVPSINSRKGVYLLREIPPGILNLWKQGGGNHEHKFEKIVGLFKMYPKLPFVLVGDNGQHDPEIYARIAQIYPERIKATYIRTVKKRKDKRMKK; encoded by the coding sequence ATGATTTTTGTACCTTCAATAAATTCCCGAAAGGGGGTTTATTTGCTCCGCGAAATACCTCCGGGCATTTTAAATTTGTGGAAACAAGGTGGCGGAAACCACGAACATAAATTCGAGAAAATTGTAGGCTTATTTAAGATGTATCCGAAGTTGCCTTTTGTTTTGGTGGGCGACAACGGGCAGCACGACCCGGAAATATACGCGAGAATTGCGCAGATTTACCCGGAGCGAATCAAGGCGACTTACATCAGGACCGTGAAAAAAAGGAAAGACAAACGAATGAAAAAATAA
- a CDS encoding DUF7218 family protein translates to MAKKNNIPQVKNEEQYEALRDKGYSKQKAARIANTPDSGTKGGSASKYEDRTKAELYKKAKQVGIAGRSKMSKKELIEALRNN, encoded by the coding sequence ATGGCAAAGAAGAATAATATTCCGCAAGTGAAAAATGAAGAGCAGTATGAAGCGCTTAGAGACAAAGGTTACAGCAAGCAAAAGGCTGCAAGAATAGCGAATACGCCCGATTCGGGCACAAAAGGAGGAAGTGCCAGCAAATACGAGGACCGCACAAAAGCCGAACTCTATAAAAAGGCTAAACAGGTGGGAATTGCAGGGCGCAGCAAAATGAGTAAAAAAGAATTGATTGAAGCTCTGCGCAACAATTAG
- a CDS encoding diacylglycerol/lipid kinase family protein, with protein sequence MPKKKSNKKMLFVINPISGDNDKISLEKEIKALLKPHSVDTEFYYTTGKNDRESISEIIDEINPSTVVAIGGDGTCNLVAQTALHTPIKIGIVPLGSANGMATELNLPTDLEESLKLILAGKTRSIDVLRINKEHISLHLSDLGFNGQLIDVYEKGETRGLLSYAKSFIDNFGNAAPAKFEIVCNGKNISKEAFMVVLANASKFGTGAVINPLGKPDDGYFEIVVMRPQNFMHFLEMLVPFYTSKIHTLDFVDTYKCQRVKIKNQKKQSLQIDGEKIGQPLQVDVEILPRSLEVIVP encoded by the coding sequence ATGCCAAAGAAAAAATCAAATAAAAAGATGCTTTTTGTGATTAATCCAATTTCGGGAGATAACGACAAAATCAGCCTCGAAAAAGAAATTAAAGCCTTGCTGAAACCACACAGTGTGGATACAGAATTTTATTACACAACCGGGAAAAATGACCGGGAAAGTATTTCAGAAATTATTGACGAAATAAACCCGTCAACGGTTGTGGCAATTGGCGGAGACGGCACTTGTAACCTTGTTGCGCAAACAGCACTACACACGCCAATTAAAATTGGAATTGTGCCTTTGGGTTCGGCAAACGGGATGGCTACAGAATTAAATCTGCCTACCGATCTGGAAGAAAGCCTAAAACTTATTCTCGCCGGAAAAACCAGAAGTATCGACGTATTGAGAATTAACAAGGAACATATTTCGCTACATTTAAGCGACTTAGGCTTTAATGGCCAACTTATTGATGTCTACGAAAAAGGTGAAACCCGGGGCTTACTCAGCTATGCGAAATCGTTTATCGACAATTTTGGAAATGCTGCCCCTGCAAAGTTTGAAATTGTTTGCAATGGGAAAAATATAAGTAAAGAGGCTTTTATGGTTGTGCTGGCCAATGCATCGAAGTTTGGAACCGGAGCTGTTATTAACCCGCTCGGAAAACCCGACGATGGCTACTTTGAAATTGTAGTAATGAGGCCTCAAAATTTTATGCATTTTCTGGAAATGCTGGTGCCTTTTTATACCAGCAAAATTCACACGCTCGACTTTGTGGATACCTACAAATGCCAGCGGGTAAAAATTAAAAATCAGAAGAAACAAAGCCTCCAGATTGATGGGGAAAAAATTGGTCAACCGCTACAAGTTGATGTGGAAATTCTACCACGATCGCTCGAAGTAATCGTTCCGTAA
- a CDS encoding phosphatase domain-containing protein, with product MTEDLQTLDYFERKSKGFFRKQKVRIKHKLGWLGVPEIIPCRGFASYAAGQAFIAGALTEDKGLEKLDGKNTLGENILAMLKRYSGDQIPSARVKVELSNATKELVTEENGIFKTKLPVNFVRKKEKTRWLHYHAELMDKTGVGSEKYSAQGEILVPGSDARFAVISDIDDTIMVSHSTQTLSKLRLILTHNSRTRKPFPGVEAFYCALHLGGNGNDANPFFYISSSEWNLYDLIDDFCTFNKFPKGGLFAPRNTSGHFKFVETRWRKPRT from the coding sequence ATGACAGAAGATTTACAAACGCTTGATTATTTCGAACGGAAGAGTAAAGGTTTTTTCAGAAAACAGAAAGTGAGGATTAAACATAAGTTGGGCTGGCTTGGTGTTCCTGAAATAATCCCGTGCCGAGGTTTTGCTTCGTATGCAGCGGGCCAAGCTTTTATTGCCGGGGCTTTAACCGAAGATAAAGGCCTTGAAAAACTAGACGGGAAAAACACTTTGGGCGAAAATATTCTGGCTATGTTAAAACGTTATTCAGGCGATCAAATTCCCAGTGCGCGGGTAAAAGTAGAATTGAGTAATGCCACTAAAGAACTGGTGACCGAAGAAAACGGAATATTCAAAACCAAGTTACCTGTAAATTTTGTGCGGAAGAAAGAGAAAACAAGATGGCTTCATTACCATGCCGAATTAATGGACAAAACAGGGGTGGGGTCAGAAAAATACAGTGCACAAGGCGAAATTCTGGTGCCGGGAAGCGACGCAAGATTTGCAGTAATTTCTGATATTGATGATACAATTATGGTAAGTCATTCAACCCAAACTTTAAGCAAGTTACGTTTGATACTTACGCACAATTCGCGTACAAGAAAACCCTTTCCCGGAGTTGAAGCTTTTTACTGTGCACTTCATCTCGGGGGTAATGGAAACGATGCTAACCCGTTTTTTTATATATCGAGCAGCGAATGGAATTTATACGATTTGATCGATGATTTTTGTACCTTCAATAAATTCCCGAAAGGGGGTTTATTTGCTCCGCGAAATACCTCCGGGCATTTTAAATTTGTGGAAACAAGGTGGCGGAAACCACGAACATAA